The Novipirellula artificiosorum genome contains a region encoding:
- a CDS encoding Gfo/Idh/MocA family protein: protein MSRSKFAVNRRQVLAAGLATGLTTAVAPRGLWAANANSEINVGFISCGGRAMQLISKFTQVEGVNIAGLCDPDEKRLDAAKEQFPKATGWTDLRDLINSDSIDVVVVATCNHWHCLAAIMAMEAGKDVYVEKPLSHSQWEGVQTVAASRKYDRICQIGTQQRSDPMQAEIKDFLHKQKAIGEITSARVNRYGIRPSIGKRSTPLEIEKNVAYDLWLGPAQDEPIYREKLHYDWHWDFNTGSGEMGNWGVHVLDDLRNNVFQDSVALPKRIFGGGGRVGLNDAGNTPNVHFTYFDTGSIPVVIGLSGLPSEKGGKSSPKHPGPGSGYIAYCEGGRLEGQRGGASAYDNDGKKIKVFKGDSGEGKLAESHQANFIRAVREHDRSIQNAEIKIGNDSTGWCNLANIAYRSGSPLTAADANGLKQPQWQSLLGEMRAHLAANDIKMVDGEIKLSPMLELDPETERFVGEHAEAGNALLKRQYRSGYEVPQIV from the coding sequence ATGTCCCGTTCCAAATTCGCGGTGAATCGCCGTCAAGTTCTCGCCGCTGGCCTCGCCACGGGTTTGACCACCGCCGTTGCCCCGCGCGGGCTATGGGCCGCTAACGCCAACAGCGAAATCAACGTCGGCTTTATCAGTTGTGGTGGGCGTGCCATGCAATTGATCAGCAAATTCACACAAGTCGAAGGCGTCAACATCGCTGGCCTTTGCGATCCCGATGAAAAACGCTTGGACGCGGCCAAAGAACAGTTCCCGAAAGCTACGGGATGGACCGACTTACGAGATCTGATCAACAGTGACTCGATCGATGTCGTGGTGGTCGCGACCTGCAATCATTGGCACTGTTTGGCCGCGATCATGGCCATGGAAGCGGGCAAAGACGTTTATGTCGAAAAGCCATTGTCGCACAGCCAATGGGAAGGAGTCCAAACGGTCGCAGCCTCACGCAAATACGATCGGATTTGTCAGATCGGAACCCAGCAACGGTCCGATCCGATGCAGGCGGAGATCAAGGATTTTCTTCACAAACAAAAAGCGATTGGCGAGATCACGTCCGCGCGAGTCAATCGGTACGGCATTCGTCCGTCGATTGGCAAACGCAGCACGCCATTGGAAATCGAAAAGAACGTTGCCTACGATCTGTGGCTCGGCCCTGCTCAAGATGAACCGATCTACCGTGAAAAGCTGCATTACGACTGGCATTGGGACTTTAACACCGGCAGCGGCGAAATGGGCAACTGGGGCGTCCACGTCCTGGATGACCTTCGCAACAACGTTTTTCAAGATTCCGTGGCACTGCCAAAGCGGATCTTTGGTGGTGGCGGGCGGGTCGGATTGAACGATGCGGGCAACACGCCGAACGTTCATTTTACCTACTTTGATACCGGATCGATCCCCGTCGTCATCGGTTTGTCGGGCTTGCCTTCCGAAAAGGGCGGCAAAAGCAGCCCCAAGCATCCAGGTCCTGGCAGCGGATACATCGCCTATTGCGAAGGTGGACGTTTGGAAGGCCAACGAGGTGGTGCGTCCGCCTATGACAACGATGGCAAAAAGATCAAGGTCTTCAAAGGGGATTCGGGCGAAGGCAAACTCGCGGAGTCCCACCAAGCCAACTTCATTCGCGCGGTTCGCGAACATGACCGGTCGATCCAGAATGCTGAAATCAAGATCGGCAACGATTCGACCGGCTGGTGTAACTTGGCCAACATCGCTTACCGATCGGGTTCGCCTTTGACTGCTGCCGATGCCAACGGGCTGAAGCAACCTCAGTGGCAATCGTTGTTGGGAGAGATGCGGGCTCATTTGGCTGCCAACGACATCAAAATGGTGGATGGCGAGATCAAGCTCAGCCCGATGTTGGAGCTGGATCCCGAAACGGAACGTTTTGTCGGTGAGCATGCCGAAGCTGGCAACGCACTGCTGAAACGCCAGTACCGTTCGGGTTACGAAGTGCCGCAAATCGTTTGA